In Molothrus aeneus isolate 106 chromosome 4, BPBGC_Maene_1.0, whole genome shotgun sequence, the following are encoded in one genomic region:
- the LOC136556134 gene encoding ribonuclease CL2-like, with protein sequence MAGWVLCMTLVLAALAGAEGETRYEKFLRQHVDSPRTATLAAHRYCETMLARRQVTAPGRPCKPSNTFVHAPAAELVAACSQVPDQTGFQSTPRALSLTMCRLRGGDTRPPCAYRARQAQQYVRVACRDGLPVHLAGTYTAPQ encoded by the coding sequence ATGGCGGGCTGGGTGCTGTGCATGACGCTGGTGCTGGCAGCGCTGGCAGGGGCGGAGGGCGAGACGCGCTACGAGAAGTTCCTGCGGCAGCACGTGGACAGCCCACGGACGGCCACGCTGGCGGCGCACCGCTACTGCGAGACCATGCTGGCGCGGCGCCAGGTGACGGCCCCGGGCAGGCCCTGCAAGCCCTCCAACACCTTCGTGCACGCCCCGGCCGCTGAGCTGGTAGCCGCCTGCTCCCAGGTGCCTGACCAGACGGGGTTCCAGAGCACGCCGAGGGCGCTGAGCCTCACGATGTGCCGCCTGCGCGGCGGGGACACGCGGCCGCCATGCGCCTACCGCGCCCGCCAGGCCCAGCAGTACGTGCGCGTGGCCTGCCGCGACGGGCTGCCCGTGCACCTGGCCGGCACCTACACGGCCCCGCAGTGA
- the RPS3A gene encoding small ribosomal subunit protein eS1 has protein sequence MAVGKNKRLTKGGKKGAKKKVVDPFSKKDWYDVKAPAMFNIRNIGKTLVTRTQGTKIASDGLKGRVFEVSLADLQNDEVAFRKFKLITEDVQGKNCLTNFHGMDLTRDKMCSMVKKWQTMIEAHVDVKTTDGYLLRLFCVGFTKKRNNQIRKTSYAQHQQVRQIRKKMMEIMTREVQTNDLKEVVNKLIPDSIGKDIEKACQSIYPLHDVYVRKVKMLKKPKFELGKLMELHGEGGGAGKPSGDEAGTKVERADGYEPPVQESV, from the exons ATGGCGGTCGGGAAGAACAAGCGCCTCACCAAGGGCGGCAAGAAGGGCGCCAAGAAGAAAGT GGTCGACCCTTTCTCCAAGAAGGACTGGTACGATGTCAAAGCACCAGCGATGTTCAATATCCGGAACATCGGGAAGACGCTTGTCACCAGGACTCAAGGAACTA AAATTGCCTCTGACGGGCTGAAGGGCCGCGTGTTTGAGGTGAGCCTGGCTGATCTGCAGAATGATGAGGTTGCCTTCCGCAAATTCAAACTGATCACTGAGGACGTTCAGGGCAAGAATTGTCTGACCAACTTCCATGGGATGGACCTCACACGGGACAAAATGTGCTCCATGGTGAAAAAATGGCAG ACCATGATTGAAGCCCACGTGGATGTCAAGACTACGGATGGGTACCTGCTGCGCCTCTTCTGCGTGGGCTTCACCAAGAAGCGCAATAACCAAATCCGCAagacctcctatgcccagcaccagcaggtcCGGCAGATCCGCAAGAAAATGATGGAGATCATGACCCGGGAGGTGCAGACCAATGACCTGAAGGAAGTTGTCAATAAGCT GATCCCAGACAGCATTGGCAAGGACATCGAGAAGGCCTGTCAGTCCATTTACCCTCTGCACGATGTCTATGTCCGCAAGGTGAAGATGCTCAAGAAGCCCAAGTTTGAAT TGGGCAAGCTGATGGAGCTGCATGGTGAAGGTGGTGGTGCTGGAAAGCCctctggggatgaggctggcaCCAAGGTAGAGCGAGCTGATGGATATGAGCCGCCCGTGCAAGAGTCTGTGTGA